The following nucleotide sequence is from Allocatelliglobosispora scoriae.
CGACGACCGTGATCTTGCGCTCCTTGACCTGCGGTCGCCGCTGCGCCGGGATCGGGATCGACTGCCGACCGGAGAGGAACGCCCCGGTCACCGACTCCTTGTTCTTCAGCAGGTCTGCGTAACTGCCGCTGTGCACGATCTTGCCGCCGTGCTCGCCCGCGCCGGGACCGATGTCGACGATCCAGTCGGCGGTGCGGATCGTGTCCTCGTCGTGCTCGACCACGATCAGCGTGTTGCCGAGGCCGCGCAGGCGGACCAGGGTCTCGATCAGGCGGTGGTTGTCGCGCTGGTGCAGGCCGATCGACGGCTCGTCGAGGACGTAGAGCACGCCGACGAGACCGGAGCCGATCTGGGTGGCGAGCCGGATGCGCTGCGCCTCGCCACCGGAGAGGCTCCCCGACGGCCGGTCCAGCGACAGGTAGTCGAGGCCCACGTCGAGCAGGAACCGCAGCCGGGCGTTGATCTCCTTGAGCACCCGCTCGGCGATCATCTTCTGCCGGGTGTTGAGCTCCATCTCGCCCAGCATGTCGGCGGCCTCGCCGATCGAGAGGGCGCAGACCTCGGCGATGTTCTTCCCGCCGAGGGTGACCGCGAGGACCTCGGGCTTGAGCCGGGTGCCACCGCAGGTGGTGCAGGGCACCTCCCGCATGTAGCCCTCATACTTCTCGCGGCTCCACTCGCTCTCGGTGTCGGAGTGGCGCCGCTCCAGCCACGGCACGACGCCCTCGTAGCCCGCGTAGTAGGAGCGCTCGCGACCGTACTTGTTGCGGTAGACGACGTGGACCTGCTTGTCGACGCCGTGCATGACCATCTTGTGCACCTTGGCCGGCAGCGCCCGCCACGGGGTGTCGAGGTCGAAGCCGTTCTCCCCCGCCAGCGCCTCCAGAACCTGCTGGAAATACTCGAAGGTGTGGCCGCTGGCCCACGGGGCGATCGCGCCGGTGCGGATCGTCTTCTCCGGGTCGGGCACGAGCAGCTCCGGGTCGACCTCCTTCTTCGTCCCGAGACCGGTGCACTCGGGGCAGGCGCCGTAGGGCGCGTTGAAGGAGAAGACCCGGGGTTCGAGATCCTCGATCGCGAGCGGGTGGTCGTTGGGGCAGGCGAGCCGCTCGGAGAACTTGCGCTCGCGATGCTCGTCGTCCTCGGGCAGGTCGACGAAGTCGAGCACGACGATCCCGGCGGCGAGACCCAGCGCGGTCTCGACCGAGTCGGTGAGGCGCTGCTTCGCCGACTCCTTCACCGCGAGCCGGTCGACGACCACCTCGATCGTGTGCTTCTCCTGCTTCTTCAGCTTGGGGATGTCGGTCAGCGCGTAGACCACGCCGTCGACCCGGGCCCGTGCGTAGCCCTTGGACTGCAGCTCGGCGAAGAGGTCGACGTATTCACCCTTGCGGCCGCGGATGACCGGGGCCAGGATCTGGAACCGGACCCCCTCCTCCATCTCCAGCACCCGGTCGACGATCTGCTGCGGCGTCTGCCGCGTGATCGCCTCGCCGCAGGTGGGGCAGTGCGGCTCACCGGCGCGGGCGAAGAGCAGCCGCAGGTAGTCGTAGACCTCGGTGATCGTGCCCACCGTCGAGCGCGGGTTGCGCGAGGTCGACTTCTGGTCGATCGAGACCGCCGGGGAGAGGCCCTCGATGAAGTCGACGTCGGGCTTGTCCATCTGCCCGAGGAACTGCCGGGCATAGCTGGAGAGCGACTCGACGTAGCGCCGCTGCCCCTCCGCGAAGATCGT
It contains:
- the uvrA gene encoding excinuclease ABC subunit UvrA, which translates into the protein MADRLIIRGAREHNLRDVSLELPRDALIVFTGLSGSGKSSLAFDTIFAEGQRRYVESLSSYARQFLGQMDKPDVDFIEGLSPAVSIDQKSTSRNPRSTVGTITEVYDYLRLLFARAGEPHCPTCGEAITRQTPQQIVDRVLEMEEGVRFQILAPVIRGRKGEYVDLFAELQSKGYARARVDGVVYALTDIPKLKKQEKHTIEVVVDRLAVKESAKQRLTDSVETALGLAAGIVVLDFVDLPEDDEHRERKFSERLACPNDHPLAIEDLEPRVFSFNAPYGACPECTGLGTKKEVDPELLVPDPEKTIRTGAIAPWASGHTFEYFQQVLEALAGENGFDLDTPWRALPAKVHKMVMHGVDKQVHVVYRNKYGRERSYYAGYEGVVPWLERRHSDTESEWSREKYEGYMREVPCTTCGGTRLKPEVLAVTLGGKNIAEVCALSIGEAADMLGEMELNTRQKMIAERVLKEINARLRFLLDVGLDYLSLDRPSGSLSGGEAQRIRLATQIGSGLVGVLYVLDEPSIGLHQRDNHRLIETLVRLRGLGNTLIVVEHDEDTIRTADWIVDIGPGAGEHGGKIVHSGSYADLLKNKESVTGAFLSGRQSIPIPAQRRPQVKERKITVVGAREHNLKNVTVDFPLGQLISVTGVSGSGKSTLVNDILHAVLANQINGARMVPGRHTRVAGLEHVDKVVGVDQSPIGRTPRSNPATYTGVFDNVRKLFAETTEAKVRGYGPGRFSFNVKGGRCENCGGDGTIKIEMNFLPDVYVPCEVCKGARYNRETLEVHYKGKTIAEVLEMPIEEGATFFEAIPAIHRHLKTLVDVGLGYVRLGQPAPTLSGGEAQRVKLAAELQKRSTGRTIYVLDEPTTGLHFEDIRKLLLLLQGLVDKGNTVLVIEHNLDVIKSSDWVIDMGPEGGHRGGMVVAEGTPEQIVKVKASYTGQFLKPLLAKKK